In Canis lupus dingo isolate Sandy chromosome 1, ASM325472v2, whole genome shotgun sequence, a single genomic region encodes these proteins:
- the DKKL1 gene encoding dickkopf-like protein 1 isoform X3: MRSGLPARPAMWQPLVLLLLLPSALVPPSTAAPIRDADAQESSSGFLGLQSLIHGFTRLFLKDDLLRGMDSFFSAPMDFRGLPRNYHQEENQEHRLGNNTLSSHLQIDKVPKIEEKEALVPVPKAIDSFHPEPHPRVAFWIMKLPRRRSHQDIQEGGRWLSEKRHRLQAIRDGLREGSHEDSLEEGTQGSSHSKLPARKTHFLYILRPSQQL; encoded by the exons ATGAGATCTGG CCTCCCGGCCCGCCCCGCAATGTGGCAACCTctggtcctgctgctgctgctcccctctgccctggTGCCCCCCTCCACTGCAGCCCCCATCCGCGATGCTGACGCCCAGGAGAGCTCCTCGGGTTTTCTAGGCCTCCAGAGCCTAATCCATGGCTTCACCCGGCTTTTCCTGAAA GATGACTTGCTGCGGGGCATGGACAGCTTCTTCTCAGCCCCCATGGACTTCCGAGGCCTCCCCAGAAACTACCACCAAGAAGAGAACCAGGAGCACCGGCTGGGGAACAACACTCTCTCTAGCCACCTACAGATCGACAAG GTACCCAAGATAGAGGAGAAGGAAGCCCTGGTGCCTGTCCCGAAAGCCATCGACAGCTTCCACCCAGAACCCCATCCCCGAGTGGCCTTCTGGATAATGAAGCTGCCACGGCGGAGGTCCCACCAGGACATTCAGGAGGGTGGCCGCTGGCTCAGCGAGAAGCGACACCGCCTGCAGGCCATCCGGGATGGGCTCCGGGAGGGGAGTCACGAGGACAGCCTTGAAGAGGGGACCCAGGGGTCCTCCCACTCCAAGCTGCCAGCCCGCAAGACCCACTTCCTGTACATCCTCAGGCCCTCTCAGCAGCTATAG
- the DKKL1 gene encoding dickkopf-like protein 1 isoform X2, with translation MWQPLVLLLLLPSALVPPSTAAPIRDADAQESSSGFLGLQSLIHGFTRLFLKDDLLRGMDSFFSAPMDFRGLPRNYHQEENQEHRLGNNTLSSHLQIDKVTDNKTGEVLISKQVVASIEPGEGSLEGDWKVPKIEEKEALVPVPKAIDSFHPEPHPRVAFWIMKLPRRRSHQDIQEGGRWLSEKRHRLQAIRDGLREGSHEDSLEEGTQGSSHSKLPARKTHFLYILRPSQQL, from the exons ATGTGGCAACCTctggtcctgctgctgctgctcccctctgccctggTGCCCCCCTCCACTGCAGCCCCCATCCGCGATGCTGACGCCCAGGAGAGCTCCTCGGGTTTTCTAGGCCTCCAGAGCCTAATCCATGGCTTCACCCGGCTTTTCCTGAAA GATGACTTGCTGCGGGGCATGGACAGCTTCTTCTCAGCCCCCATGGACTTCCGAGGCCTCCCCAGAAACTACCACCAAGAAGAGAACCAGGAGCACCGGCTGGGGAACAACACTCTCTCTAGCCACCTACAGATCGACAAG GTGACAGACAACAAAACAGGAGAGGTGCTGATCTCCAAGCAGGTGGTGGCATCCATTGAGCCGGGAGAGGGGAGTTTGGAGGGTGACTGGAAG GTACCCAAGATAGAGGAGAAGGAAGCCCTGGTGCCTGTCCCGAAAGCCATCGACAGCTTCCACCCAGAACCCCATCCCCGAGTGGCCTTCTGGATAATGAAGCTGCCACGGCGGAGGTCCCACCAGGACATTCAGGAGGGTGGCCGCTGGCTCAGCGAGAAGCGACACCGCCTGCAGGCCATCCGGGATGGGCTCCGGGAGGGGAGTCACGAGGACAGCCTTGAAGAGGGGACCCAGGGGTCCTCCCACTCCAAGCTGCCAGCCCGCAAGACCCACTTCCTGTACATCCTCAGGCCCTCTCAGCAGCTATAG
- the DKKL1 gene encoding dickkopf-like protein 1 isoform X1 encodes MRSGLPARPAMWQPLVLLLLLPSALVPPSTAAPIRDADAQESSSGFLGLQSLIHGFTRLFLKDDLLRGMDSFFSAPMDFRGLPRNYHQEENQEHRLGNNTLSSHLQIDKVTDNKTGEVLISKQVVASIEPGEGSLEGDWKVPKIEEKEALVPVPKAIDSFHPEPHPRVAFWIMKLPRRRSHQDIQEGGRWLSEKRHRLQAIRDGLREGSHEDSLEEGTQGSSHSKLPARKTHFLYILRPSQQL; translated from the exons ATGAGATCTGG CCTCCCGGCCCGCCCCGCAATGTGGCAACCTctggtcctgctgctgctgctcccctctgccctggTGCCCCCCTCCACTGCAGCCCCCATCCGCGATGCTGACGCCCAGGAGAGCTCCTCGGGTTTTCTAGGCCTCCAGAGCCTAATCCATGGCTTCACCCGGCTTTTCCTGAAA GATGACTTGCTGCGGGGCATGGACAGCTTCTTCTCAGCCCCCATGGACTTCCGAGGCCTCCCCAGAAACTACCACCAAGAAGAGAACCAGGAGCACCGGCTGGGGAACAACACTCTCTCTAGCCACCTACAGATCGACAAG GTGACAGACAACAAAACAGGAGAGGTGCTGATCTCCAAGCAGGTGGTGGCATCCATTGAGCCGGGAGAGGGGAGTTTGGAGGGTGACTGGAAG GTACCCAAGATAGAGGAGAAGGAAGCCCTGGTGCCTGTCCCGAAAGCCATCGACAGCTTCCACCCAGAACCCCATCCCCGAGTGGCCTTCTGGATAATGAAGCTGCCACGGCGGAGGTCCCACCAGGACATTCAGGAGGGTGGCCGCTGGCTCAGCGAGAAGCGACACCGCCTGCAGGCCATCCGGGATGGGCTCCGGGAGGGGAGTCACGAGGACAGCCTTGAAGAGGGGACCCAGGGGTCCTCCCACTCCAAGCTGCCAGCCCGCAAGACCCACTTCCTGTACATCCTCAGGCCCTCTCAGCAGCTATAG